From Pagrus major chromosome 2, Pma_NU_1.0, one genomic window encodes:
- the tada2a gene encoding transcriptional adapter 2-alpha isoform X2: MDRLASFGNDPFDKPPCRGCSSYLTEPYIKCAECGPSPFLLCLQCFTKGFEYKKHESDHKYEIMTSDFPVLEPGWTAQEEMALLEAVMDCGFGNWQDVAYQMRTKTKEECESHYMKNFINNPLFSSTLLSLRKTKDSRFAEGAIPFKPTDDPPRPTFDSVLSRDMAGYMPARADFMEEFDNYAEWDLKDIDFVDDDSDILRALKLSVVDIYHSRLKERQRRKKVIRDHGLINLRKFQMLERCYPKEVQELYDVMRRFARVVGPIEHDKFIESHALEFELRREIRRLQEYRKAGIKSFCSARVYERVKRMREDERRKRTMLCDVLQYIQDGRACQQWLSKQAAIDAGITPAVTTITVSATGRRSAPPLNLTGLPGTEKLNEREKELCQVVRLVPGAYLEYKQALLNECRRQGGLRLAQARALIKIDVNKTRKIYDFLIKEGYITKA, from the exons ATGGACCGTCTGGCATCTTTTGGGA ACGATCCTTTTGATAAACCACCATGCAGAGGTTGCTCATCATATCTAACTGAGCCATACATCAAGTGTGCAGAGTGCGGACCCTCACCTTTTTTACTCTGCCTCCAG tgtttcaccAAAGGATTTGAATACAAGAAGCACGAGAGCGATCACAAATATGAAATCATG ACATCAGACTTCCCTGTGCTGGAGCCTGGGTGGACCGCACAGGAGGAGATGGCTCTGCTGGAGGCGGTCATGGACTGTGGCTTCGGAAACTG GCAGGATGTGGCGTATCAGATGCGCACTAAAACCAAAGAGGAATGCGAGAGCCACTACATGAAGAACTTCATTAATAACCCGCTCTTCTCCTCCACCTTGCTGAGCCTCCGGAAAACAAAAGACTCTCGCTTTGCAGAGGGTGCCATTCCCTTCAAAC CCACTGATGACCCCCCTCGACCCACGTTTGACTCTGTGCTGTCTCGAGACATGGCTGGATACATGCCCGCCAGAGCAGACTTCATGGAG GAGTTCGACAACTATGCGGAATGGGATTTGAAAGACATCGACTTTGTGGATGATGACTCAGACATCCTCCGTG CACTCAAGCTTTCAGTCGTGGATATATATCATTCAAGATTAAAGGAGAGACAGCGGAGGAAGAA GGTTATCCGAGACCACGGACTGATCAACCTGCGGAAATTCCAGA TGCTGGAGCGGTGCTATCCAAAGGAGGTGCAGGAGCTGTATGATGTCATGAGACGATTCGCCAGAGTGGTTGGACCGATTGAACATGACAAATTCATTGAAAGTCACGCAC tGGAGTTTGAGCTGAGGAGAGAGATCCGCAGGCTGCAGGAGTACAGAAAAGCAGGGATCAAGTCTTTCTGCA GTGCCAGGGTGTATGAGCGGGTGAAGCGAATGCGGGAGGATGAGCGGAGGAAGCGGACCATGTTGTGTGACGTGCTGCAGTACATCCAGGACGGCAGAGCTTGCCAGCAGTGGCTCAGTAAACAGGCTGCAAT AGATGCTGGCATCACTCCAGCTGTCACAACAATCACAGTGTCGG CAACAGGCAGGCGGAGCGCCCCGCCTCTCAACCTGACCGGGCTGCCGGGGACAGAGAAACTCAACGAGCGAGAGAAAGAG TTGTGTCAGGTGGTGCGGTTGGTGCCGGGGGCCTACCTGGAATATAAGCAGGCGCTGCTGAACGAGTGCAGACGGCAGGGAGGGCTGCGGCTCGCTCAGGCCCGAGCGCTGATCAAGATCGACGTGAACAAGACTCGCAAAATCTACGATTTCCTCATCAAAGAGGGCTACATCACGAAGGCTTAG
- the tada2a gene encoding transcriptional adapter 2-alpha isoform X1 has protein sequence MDRLASFGSKSLYDDPFDKPPCRGCSSYLTEPYIKCAECGPSPFLLCLQCFTKGFEYKKHESDHKYEIMTSDFPVLEPGWTAQEEMALLEAVMDCGFGNWQDVAYQMRTKTKEECESHYMKNFINNPLFSSTLLSLRKTKDSRFAEGAIPFKPTDDPPRPTFDSVLSRDMAGYMPARADFMEEFDNYAEWDLKDIDFVDDDSDILRALKLSVVDIYHSRLKERQRRKKVIRDHGLINLRKFQMLERCYPKEVQELYDVMRRFARVVGPIEHDKFIESHALEFELRREIRRLQEYRKAGIKSFCSARVYERVKRMREDERRKRTMLCDVLQYIQDGRACQQWLSKQAAIDAGITPAVTTITVSATGRRSAPPLNLTGLPGTEKLNEREKELCQVVRLVPGAYLEYKQALLNECRRQGGLRLAQARALIKIDVNKTRKIYDFLIKEGYITKA, from the exons ATGGACCGTCTGGCATCTTTTGGGAGTAAGAGTTTGTATG ACGATCCTTTTGATAAACCACCATGCAGAGGTTGCTCATCATATCTAACTGAGCCATACATCAAGTGTGCAGAGTGCGGACCCTCACCTTTTTTACTCTGCCTCCAG tgtttcaccAAAGGATTTGAATACAAGAAGCACGAGAGCGATCACAAATATGAAATCATG ACATCAGACTTCCCTGTGCTGGAGCCTGGGTGGACCGCACAGGAGGAGATGGCTCTGCTGGAGGCGGTCATGGACTGTGGCTTCGGAAACTG GCAGGATGTGGCGTATCAGATGCGCACTAAAACCAAAGAGGAATGCGAGAGCCACTACATGAAGAACTTCATTAATAACCCGCTCTTCTCCTCCACCTTGCTGAGCCTCCGGAAAACAAAAGACTCTCGCTTTGCAGAGGGTGCCATTCCCTTCAAAC CCACTGATGACCCCCCTCGACCCACGTTTGACTCTGTGCTGTCTCGAGACATGGCTGGATACATGCCCGCCAGAGCAGACTTCATGGAG GAGTTCGACAACTATGCGGAATGGGATTTGAAAGACATCGACTTTGTGGATGATGACTCAGACATCCTCCGTG CACTCAAGCTTTCAGTCGTGGATATATATCATTCAAGATTAAAGGAGAGACAGCGGAGGAAGAA GGTTATCCGAGACCACGGACTGATCAACCTGCGGAAATTCCAGA TGCTGGAGCGGTGCTATCCAAAGGAGGTGCAGGAGCTGTATGATGTCATGAGACGATTCGCCAGAGTGGTTGGACCGATTGAACATGACAAATTCATTGAAAGTCACGCAC tGGAGTTTGAGCTGAGGAGAGAGATCCGCAGGCTGCAGGAGTACAGAAAAGCAGGGATCAAGTCTTTCTGCA GTGCCAGGGTGTATGAGCGGGTGAAGCGAATGCGGGAGGATGAGCGGAGGAAGCGGACCATGTTGTGTGACGTGCTGCAGTACATCCAGGACGGCAGAGCTTGCCAGCAGTGGCTCAGTAAACAGGCTGCAAT AGATGCTGGCATCACTCCAGCTGTCACAACAATCACAGTGTCGG CAACAGGCAGGCGGAGCGCCCCGCCTCTCAACCTGACCGGGCTGCCGGGGACAGAGAAACTCAACGAGCGAGAGAAAGAG TTGTGTCAGGTGGTGCGGTTGGTGCCGGGGGCCTACCTGGAATATAAGCAGGCGCTGCTGAACGAGTGCAGACGGCAGGGAGGGCTGCGGCTCGCTCAGGCCCGAGCGCTGATCAAGATCGACGTGAACAAGACTCGCAAAATCTACGATTTCCTCATCAAAGAGGGCTACATCACGAAGGCTTAG